From Quercus lobata isolate SW786 chromosome 11, ValleyOak3.0 Primary Assembly, whole genome shotgun sequence:
AAGGGCCTTTCTGTTTTGGGCTGAGCTCTTATACAAATCAAGTTAAAACTTTAGAGCAGATCGTCCCCAAAGAGGTATAGAATTCTTTCAACTGCCCAGCTGGGCTGCTGGGATCCGCAGGATCCACAACTATTCAAGCTGTTCTGCAATTGTGAAGAAGTCAGTAAAGGGGCTCTACAAAGTGGACAAGTGGTCTGATTCTGATGATCATGATCTACCCATCTATCAATGCATTCCCTGTGGAACACATGGCAACAGTTCCTGAGCTCTCTTACCTCATCTTGCACTCTTAACTTGTTCAAGCACACAGCACAAGTGTCACAACTTTTACTCTCCTCTGCCAATCTCTCGGTGAAATCACCAAAGGTGGTCAGTATGAGATTGTCTTTTATCATCTGAGAAGAAGCCTCTGCCTCTGCCTCTGCCTCAGCTTCATCAGAGGACCTGTTTCTGACTCTGAAAGCCCAACAGTACAAGAAGACCCATCTCACCACTGCAATTATAAGAGCTGCCTTGTATAGTAGATGAGTTACTAGCAAACCCGAGGACTCTTCCAAAAAGGAACCCATTTG
This genomic window contains:
- the LOC115968993 gene encoding E3 ubiquitin-protein ligase RHA2A-like — its product is MGSFLEESSGLLVTHLLYKAALIIAVVRWVFLYCWAFRVRNRSSDEAEAEAEAEASSQMIKDNLILTTFGDFTERLAEESKSCDTCAVCLNKLRVQDEVRELRNCCHVFHRECIDRWVDHDHQNQTTCPLCRAPLLTSSQLQNSLNSCGSCGSQQPSWAVERILYLFGDDLL